CCCCCGCCTCCGGGCTGATCTCCAGGTCGCCGAAGACGAGCACCGGCGGTGCGGTGGCGACGACCGGACGGGCGCGGCGGCGCAGGGCGCGCAGCCGGGCCGTCAGTTCCTTGATCGCCACCGGCTTCACGACGTAGTCGTCGGCGCCGGCCTCCAGCGCGGCGACGATGTCGTGGGTGTCGTCGCGGGCGCTGACCACCACGATCGGCACGTCGTCGTCCCGGCGCAGCTGCCGGATGCACTCGAAGCCGTCGAGGCCCGGCAGCATCAGGTCCACCAGGACGTAGTCGGCCGGCTCGCGGCGCTGGCGGCGCAGGCCCTCCTCGGCGGTGGCCGCACCGAGGGTGTCGTACCCCTCGTCCTCGAGCGCGAGCAGCAGGGCCAGGCGGATACGGTCGTCGTCCTCGATCACCAGTACGGCCGTCATGCCCGGCAT
The Micromonospora sp. R77 DNA segment above includes these coding regions:
- a CDS encoding response regulator transcription factor; amino-acid sequence: MTAVLVIEDDDRIRLALLLALEDEGYDTLGAATAEEGLRRQRREPADYVLVDLMLPGLDGFECIRQLRRDDDVPIVVVSARDDTHDIVAALEAGADDYVVKPVAIKELTARLRALRRRARPVVATAPPVLVFGDLEISPEAGEVRRAGRPVPVTRTEFRLLCELAEHAGRVLSRQQLLSLVWGYDSGDERLVDVHVGRLRQKIEPDPANPEHLVTLRGLGYKLQR